The region AGGTGGGGCTGAGTGGGTCGGATTGTTTCTCGCTCAAGGTCAACGGCCCAAGCCTGCAGAACCTGATTGGTCTGATCTTTCATCACGGCAAAAACCGGCTGCTTGCGCTTTCGAGTATGTCTACAGGTCGCACTGATGCTCTGCTGATCATTATTGAGGCGCGCTAAGGTCCGAATCTGAACAACTTTCCAGATGGCTTTTTTCTCAGGGGTATAACCCACTAAACGCTGCAGCAAAAGGTAGGAGGCTTCGTTGCGATCGCAAATCACTCCCCCATACTCAACAGCCTGAGTTTTACCCAAGAGCGCATCACTGTAGCCCGGACAGAGTCCCGTTGGCAGCTCAACATATTCTTGCCCCTCCAGCTGCAGAACATCCTGAGCAACCCTAGAAACCCTGCAGCCTAAAGCTGCCTGCCCTAAGACAAAGGAGCCGAGACAAACAGAAGCTGCAACAGAAGGAATCCACAACAGAGGCCGCCTAGGAAACACGGTCATCATCCTGCTTGCCCCTCTGATAATGACAGGCTCAGATCATCATTGATTTTGAACTGAAACAATACGCTTACAGGCTCCTGCACTCGACACCATTTTTGCCACAGTTGACCAAAGCCCAATGCAGCCCTACGGATTCTAGCAAAAACCCTCAACTTCCAGGAACCCAAATACTACGTATTATTACGCAGGCATAAATAGCTACATCAATACTGGCATAAATAAAAACAATTATCTGCATAGATAAAAACATCTTTTAATCTATTTTGTTTTACATAGAATGGATAAATTTATAATTTTTCTGCGGACAGGAAAGAAAAAACTTTCTGCCCTGCAACCCTTACTGAAAGAAGGATAGAGAAATCCATTCTTGGCGAAAAATTATCTAGGGCACGAAAAAATGTCTTTTCTCAGTATTGTTAACTACAGCAGAAAGAGCTTCTAAATCCGGAGATCGTTTTATATTACTCTGCGGGTATAATAGGAGTATGAGGCACGAACCAATTAGACTCAATCGCGATTCTAAAGATGCCTAAACATAATTTTTGACATCGCTTCCCCAGCTCAAAGATGACGTCGGATTGCCGAATACCGCTGTGTTCTCTTACTGAGAGGACCTGCGGAACACCCTGCACTATTTTTAGCAACCTAGGAGACTCTTGTGTTGACCAAGTCCTCCCGAACTCGGGAAAAACTTCGTATCGGGGAAGTGCTGATGCAGCAGGGCCTGATCAATCAGGCTCAACTGACTGCAGCTCTAGCTGAGCAAAAGCATAGCGGCACTCAGCTAGGAGAAATCTTGGTCAGTCACGGTTGGGTTAATCGAACACAGCTTCGACAGGCACTCAATGAGCAGCGTTGGAGAAACCTAATTGCAACAGTACTGCTCTCCACAACAACTTTGCTTCCTAGCGCAACTCAGCTGGTTACAAACACTCCTGTGGTCGCTCATAGCAGTCCGATTGAACAGGACGACATCTTGCAATTTCGGAATGATAGACCGGAGCGACTGCCTAAAAAGATGAATCCAGTCGCGGCAAACTATGAGCATGACACAAGCTATATGAGCCTCATAGATACAGGAGGCGCTGAAACTGCATCAGCCAGTCAGGCAAAGCCTGCTACCGAAAGTGTCCTTGCACAGCAACCGCTCCAAGACAATCCAACCGTTTCATCTCCCCTTCAGGGCTTCTGCCATCCTTTAAACGGTCAAGGCTGGCTGAGTCAGGGAATTCGCGGCCGGACCCATCAAGGCCGCATGGAGTATGCCTACGATTTAGCAGCTGACATTGGCACACCTGTTTATGCAATGCGTCCAGGTCGAGTGATTGCAGTTCAGGACAAGTACCCTGATACCGGGGGGGGCAAAGAGAATATTGCGAAGTTCAATTACGTTTGGGTTGAGCATGACGGTGGGTATCGATCTGCCTATATTCATCTACAGCAAGGATTTGTTGGCAGCATCGGCATCAAAGCCGGAGACTGGGTCGAAGCCGGTCAACTGATCGGCTACAGCGGCAACTCAGGATGGAGCACCGGCCCCCATCTACACCTAGAAGTGCAAAGGCCAGGAAGAAATACGCGCCAGTTTACCAAGACGGCTCCCTTTGCTATTGCTGGCACCTGTGACAACGGTCAACTAGCTCGCAAATAGAACGGCCAGAACACCTCACACATATAGGCTACGAGAAAGTTCCTGCACCTCTGCAGCCAGAATTCTTACAGAAGTAGGCTCTATTTCTGAGATCGTAGAGAGATCGCATTTTTTGAGAGTTTCTCGTCGTCCACCTACTTCCTTAACTACATGACCTGAAATTAAAATGCCAGAACCGACCAGTGCCTCTAGCCCCCACCTTGATTCCCGCACCCAGTGGGTTTCAATTTTTTCCTTGCGATTGGCAGGCTACGTCTTGCTGGCACTCTCAGCTTTTGACGTGGCAACGATTATGTTCCCGCCAGATTTCTTCAACCCGCAATGGGAATTTTATACGCTGGGAAAACTGGTGGATAAGGTTCCGGTTCCTTTGATCGGTCTCGCTTTAGTTTTCTACGGTGGGTTGCGCTATCGTCGGCCTCTTGAAAAGCTCTGCCTGCGTCCCTTAGCTTTAATCGCCGTTATCGTCGGAGTTGGCTATTTACTCCTAATTCCACTCGGCATCTCTAACAGCATTCGCCTGCAGCATTTGAACCGGGCCCAACAATCTCTACAGCAGAATGAGCAAAAATCCCGCTATCGGCAACTAGAACAGCAGATTCAGAATGCTTCCCCCGATCGGGTGCTCCCCTTAGCCCGCCGCTGGAGATTGGTATCGGCAGAAGCAGATCAGGATGCGCCTGAGGACGTGAAGGCAAAGGCGCTCTCTCAGCTACAAAAGAACCAAACATTACAGCAGCAACAGAGTCTTGCCGCGGATAAAACGAAGCAACAGCAGCATCTCAAAAATTCGATAAAGTGGATTGTGGGCGCACTGCTGGCG is a window of Acaryochloris thomasi RCC1774 DNA encoding:
- a CDS encoding M23 family metallopeptidase, encoding MLTKSSRTREKLRIGEVLMQQGLINQAQLTAALAEQKHSGTQLGEILVSHGWVNRTQLRQALNEQRWRNLIATVLLSTTTLLPSATQLVTNTPVVAHSSPIEQDDILQFRNDRPERLPKKMNPVAANYEHDTSYMSLIDTGGAETASASQAKPATESVLAQQPLQDNPTVSSPLQGFCHPLNGQGWLSQGIRGRTHQGRMEYAYDLAADIGTPVYAMRPGRVIAVQDKYPDTGGGKENIAKFNYVWVEHDGGYRSAYIHLQQGFVGSIGIKAGDWVEAGQLIGYSGNSGWSTGPHLHLEVQRPGRNTRQFTKTAPFAIAGTCDNGQLARK
- the hpsJ-A gene encoding HpsJ-like protein, cyanoexosortase A-associated, which encodes MPEPTSASSPHLDSRTQWVSIFSLRLAGYVLLALSAFDVATIMFPPDFFNPQWEFYTLGKLVDKVPVPLIGLALVFYGGLRYRRPLEKLCLRPLALIAVIVGVGYLLLIPLGISNSIRLQHLNRAQQSLQQNEQKSRYRQLEQQIQNASPDRVLPLARRWRLVSAEADQDAPEDVKAKALSQLQKNQTLQQQQSLAADKTKQQQHLKNSIKWIVGALLAGSCLIYLGIGANKAFLLGLQ